The DNA segment CGATACACAGAAAGCTGGCCATAGAGCCGAGAGTTTCCGCCAGCACCACCGAGGCGCCGCCATGCAGCAGGCCATACGGCTGATGAGTACGCTGATCGACCACCATACTGGCGCTGATGGACTCGTCATCGATTGATTCGAAGCGAATATCCAACAGCTCACCAATGGTGTTCTTCTGAAAACTATTGAGCTGCTCCAAGTCTGGAGTGCTGCGCCATAAGCTCATACCGGCTCCTCATCCCAAGTCAGATCAATCATGCCAAACCAGCGCCTCACGGCGCTCGGCCCACTCCTGGAAACGCCCAGCGTAGGTGCCTTCCACCACATTCCGCTTGATCTTCAGGGTCGGTGTCAGGAAGCCGTTATCGACCGCCCAGACCTCTTTGAGCAAGATCAACCCGCTCAGCCGCTCATGCTTATCGAGTGCGCCGTTCACCTCTTCGAGCAAAGCCTTGAGACTACCTTCCAGTGCCGCACGCGAGTCGTTCGCCGCTTCCTGTCGCCCGACTTCGGAGAGCACACAGAGCGCCAGCGGCTGCGGCATGCCGTCGCCGACCACGCAGACCTGCTCGATCCGCGAATGCACCGCCAAGCGGTTCTCGATCGGCGCCGGAGCCACGTATTTGCCCTTGCTGGTTTTGAAGATCTCCTTGATCCGCCCGGTCAGGCGCAGATAGCTGTCGGCGTCTTGTTCGCCCTTATCGCCAGTGCGTAAAAAACCATCGTCGGTAATCGCTTCCGCGGTTTTTTCCGGGTCCTTGTAATAGCCCTGCATGGTCGCACCGCTGCGGACCAGCACTTCGCCCTGCTCGCTGATACGCACTTCAACACCAGGGCTGGCCTGGCCAATCCAACCGACTTTGGCGTTACCTTTGCGGCAAATATGCGAGTAGCCGCAGTTCTCGGTCATGCCATAAACCTCCAGCACCTCCAGACCCAGACGCTGGTACCAATCGAGCAACGCCTCCGGTACCGGAGCTGCGCCACACAGGGCATAGCGCATTGCATCCAGCCCCAATCCAGCGAGCACCTTGCGCCCAATGAGCTTGCCGAGGATCGGCAGCTTGAGCAGAAAGTCGAGGCGCGCGGCCGGCATCTTGGCGTACACCCCCATCTGGAACTTGGTCCAAATTCGCGGCACCCCGAACATCAAGGTCGGGCGCGCGCGCTTCAGATCGACCAGAAAGGTCTCCAGGCTTTCAGCGAAGAATACGGTCTGCCCGCCATAGATCGAGGCCAGCTCGACAAACATGCGTTCGGCGACATGACAGAGCGGTAG comes from the Pseudomonas cavernicola genome and includes:
- a CDS encoding hotdog fold thioesterase, giving the protein MSLWRSTPDLEQLNSFQKNTIGELLDIRFESIDDESISASMVVDQRTHQPYGLLHGGASVVLAETLGSMASFLCIDSSKFYCVGLEVNANHLRGLRSGRVTAVARAIHLGRTTHVWDIRLSGDDGKPSCIARLTMAVVPLGQLPPQ
- a CDS encoding AMP-binding protein, giving the protein MANAARLPLEMLYEREARHPNKRYLVQPLPGGQLQELSWSDVGDQARRAANWLRTLELPQGSRIALVSKNCAHWIIADLAIWMAGYVSVPLYPNLTADSARQVLEHSESALVFVGKLDDWPAMAAGVPEGIRTVALPLHPEGQFDLHWSELQACTPIRDNPTPAADQLATIIYTSGTTGAPKGVMHNFSNFAFAAAHGLQLFESSEEDRVLSYLPLCHVAERMFVELASIYGGQTVFFAESLETFLVDLKRARPTLMFGVPRIWTKFQMGVYAKMPAARLDFLLKLPILGKLIGRKVLAGLGLDAMRYALCGAAPVPEALLDWYQRLGLEVLEVYGMTENCGYSHICRKGNAKVGWIGQASPGVEVRISEQGEVLVRSGATMQGYYKDPEKTAEAITDDGFLRTGDKGEQDADSYLRLTGRIKEIFKTSKGKYVAPAPIENRLAVHSRIEQVCVVGDGMPQPLALCVLSEVGRQEAANDSRAALEGSLKALLEEVNGALDKHERLSGLILLKEVWAVDNGFLTPTLKIKRNVVEGTYAGRFQEWAERREALVWHD